Below is a genomic region from Parageobacillus toebii NBRC 107807.
TAGGAATTCTTGGGGTAGGAACAGTCACAGATACTCCGGTTTTTGTAGGAGATGCTATTCAGAAGAGAAAGATTTTACCATTGAGTTTAACGTTTGATCATCAAGTGATAGACGGTGCACCGGCTAGTCAATTTCTTACTACCATTAAAAATTATCTGGAAAAGCCATATAAAATGTTATTGTAGCATGTATTATTTAGCTGGAAATGTTTTTATCACGGCGTTCGGGAAAGAAAGCAATCCAATTCGGATTGCTTTCTTTTTTTCTGATGATAGATGCTTAGTTTAGGTAGGAAGAAAAGGTGCATGTTTTAAAGTAAGTGTCTCATATTGCAATGGTATACGCTATTCTTTTGACAATCATATCATTCTTATCGATTAAATGGCTTTTCCATTATAAAACGATCTTTATTGTTTGATTCAGAAAATAAAAATATGACTTGAAATTTTTCTTTACACCCGAACATTAATTTTTTATAATTTAATTAATTCCGATAAATTTACTTAACTAAAGGAGGAAAGGGCATGGCTAAAGCTTCTACATTGTTTAAAGTGTCCGCTAAAGGTAAATGGGAATCAGGCGTCAAAACCAATATTTCTATACGAAATTTTCCTACTTTTTCTATGGATGAACCAGCAGAATTAGGAGGAGTGGATGCAGCGCCAACTCCACTGGAATATGTAGTTGCAGCTTTGAACGGTTGTAATGGAGTGATGATTCCATTAGTTGCGAAAGAATTAGGATTTACTTTCTCGGGAATTGATTTTGAAGCGACAGGCATCATCGATACCCGGGGACTAATGGGGGAAGAAGGCGTTCGCACGCATTTCCAAAAAGTTCGTTTCCAAGTGAATATACAAACCGAAGAAAGTGAAGAAAGAATTGAGCAGCTGAAAAATGAAGTGGAGAGAAGATGTCCTGTATTGAATCTTTTGCTGGATGCCGGGATTCAAGTGGATACAAAATGGAGCAAGAAATAATAAGATCTAAAAAAGGGGTGGATGTGTGCCATCCCTTTATTTTTTCGTGCGCTCAGCTAAGGTAGGGGATTGATGTTAGTCGAGATATAGGCACAACGAATAGGGATGTAAATTATTTTCAAAATTTCGGCCACAGGGCAAAGAAAACGGAGCTCTTTGGGAAAAGAGCCCCGATTCATTGCCTTTCTTAAGTAGTTTTAACTTCATTTAAATAGCGCCGCTCGTTACAACAAATATCGGGCATCCAATGGCAACGAGCGCGATCATTATTATTCCATGATAACCGCTTATCCATTGTTTTTACATAAAAAGTGCTTCCAAGGATTTTGGAACAATCTCTCACCCTCCGCTTACCGGTGGGATAAAGGCAACGATATCGCCAGGCTGAAGTGTTTGATCATCGCGGGCATATTCCTCATTCACCGCGACCATCACTTGTTTCAGATCAATGTGATAACGCTTTTCTACTTCCTTCTTTAATGCATTTACCGTTTGAGGAACGTTAGGCAACACAACGCGCTCCTCTCCAATTGCTTCCTGTAAATGCGCAAAAAAGAGCAGTGTGATCATTGTAAATCCTCTCCTTCCGGCTTTCCTGTTGGATACGCTTTCGTCCCTAATTGATTGCCAACCCATTCCGTTCCATCTTCCCAATGTTCTTTTTTCCAAATCGGAACGATTTGTTTAATGCGCTCAATCGCGTATCGGTTTGCCTCATACGCGTCGTTGCGATGCGGCGACGAAACGGCGATGGCGACAGCGATATCGCCGATATCCAGCCTGCCGATTCGGTGCGTAATCGCCACTTTCGTTTCCGGCCATTTTTCGCGAATTTCTGCCCCAATTTGCTCTAGCATTTTTTCCGCCATCGATACGTACGCTTCGTATTGTAAAAATAAGGTCCGCTTTCCGTTTGTCCATTCGCGCACCGTTCCCATGAACGTTGTCACCGCTCCGGCTTCGGGACGCATCACTTTTTTTACCACATTCTCAATGGAAATCGGCTTGTCCGTAATCATAAAAAGACGTTCATTCATTGTTTTTCTCACCTCATTAACCAATGTAAGTCATTTTCTTCATCATTAATGAAAATAAAAGGATATGGAATAAAAGATAGCTGCAAAGA
It encodes:
- a CDS encoding OsmC family protein, producing MAKASTLFKVSAKGKWESGVKTNISIRNFPTFSMDEPAELGGVDAAPTPLEYVVAALNGCNGVMIPLVAKELGFTFSGIDFEATGIIDTRGLMGEEGVRTHFQKVRFQVNIQTEESEERIEQLKNEVERRCPVLNLLLDAGIQVDTKWSKK
- the moaD gene encoding molybdopterin converting factor subunit 1, whose translation is MITLLFFAHLQEAIGEERVVLPNVPQTVNALKKEVEKRYHIDLKQVMVAVNEEYARDDQTLQPGDIVAFIPPVSGG
- a CDS encoding molybdenum cofactor biosynthesis protein MoaE → MNERLFMITDKPISIENVVKKVMRPEAGAVTTFMGTVREWTNGKRTLFLQYEAYVSMAEKMLEQIGAEIREKWPETKVAITHRIGRLDIGDIAVAIAVSSPHRNDAYEANRYAIERIKQIVPIWKKEHWEDGTEWVGNQLGTKAYPTGKPEGEDLQ